From the genome of Alosa alosa isolate M-15738 ecotype Scorff River chromosome 18, AALO_Geno_1.1, whole genome shotgun sequence, one region includes:
- the LOC125311453 gene encoding protein NLRC3-like isoform X3 gives MKSSDSMMQPINMDGGTGHSDHRSVSPVPSLLSLKSSDSMMQPINVDGGTGHSNHRQRFDPAGSSSGKWWTHLMKGCRPYNQLTYHVMSTGMIGSKSPTNHSIKRTLSYRSRSPSPSHTVQPDNNLYSGPIRPEDNILERVKMSHKATMKKRFEHVCEGNIKPGNETPLNTIFTPLYITEGWTESVKAHEARQIETSRRQTQDNAINYNDIFKTLLEEQVCIRAVLTKGVAGIGKTVSVQKFILDWAEDKANCDIDFIFVLPFREINLISNEQYCFHQLLVDFHPALKQLTDNKMYEECILVVIFDGLDESRITLNFTSDQSLKLHDVSQISSVGDLIANLIQGNLLPSAHIWITSRPAAAGQIPGQFISRMTEVRGFTDPQKDEYFRKKISDQTQANQIISHIKTLRSLHFMCHIPVVSWISSIVLQEVFQNNREQIPQTLTEIFTHFLIIQMNMKSQKFGEMEDGAPSSKVLEANKDIILKLAELAFTQLEKGNLLFYEEDLEECGINITEASVYSGLCTELFREEFVFTQKKVFCFVHLSIQEFLAALYAFYSYVNRNFKALKSLLTGWERQHFLETLLKDAVDKSLESEDGHWDLFVRFLLGLSLESNQRLLQGLLTQTVSSSESIEQTIKYTKEIIRYKDIKERCMNLLLCLLEMNDNSLHTEIQEYLESGKELFSSHCSVLAYTILVSKDVLDELDLQKYNTTSEGRQRLLGAVAGCRKARLVGCQLTVKSFETVTQALESEISQLKELDLSYNNLQIVTTEALSLRLQNSQCKVETLRLVCCELKEDFGEFISSVFQWPHSHLKELDLTNNDLCDTGLEFLSNGLRSTNCKMETLRLSGCLITEKGCTFLSTALVSNHSHLKELDLSYNHLGDSGIKLLSSQDIGFKLENLNVDHDGKKFLKPGLEKYACELTMDPNTAHHKLGLSKGDTKATNLRKNSHSDHPDRFEVIEQVLCREGLTGRAYWEVEWAREGAAIAVAYRDISRKGAHDSQFGSNNKSWSLRGQFWGHCLAQHNNKTIQVPVPKPNPRQHRVGVYLDWQAGTLSFYQVCARDTRIHLYTFSAKFTEPLYPGFWVDHDSAVSLCQID, from the exons ATCAGTCTCCCCAGTCCCAAGTCTTTTATCATTGAAGAGCAGTGACTCCATGATGCAGCCTATCAATGTGGATGGAGGGACTGGCCATTCTAATCACAG gcaacgtttcgaccctgctgggtcttcttcaggcaaatgGTGGACTCATTTGATGAAGGGATGTAGGCCTTACAATCAGCTGACCTACCATGTGATGTCAACTGGTATGATTGGGTCTAAGAGCCCCACTAATCACTCAATTAAGAGAACACTTTCATACAG GTCTAGATCACcttcaccctcacacacagttCAGCCAGATAACAACTTGTATTCTGGTCCCATCAGAC CAGAGGACAATATCCTGGAAAGAGTGAAGATGAGCCATAAAGCCACAATGAAAAAGAGGTTTGAGCACGTTTGTGAGGGAAACATTAAACCAGGAAATGAAACTCCTTTAAACACGATATTTACACCCCTCTATATCACTGAGGGATGGACTGAAAGCGTGAAAGCACATGAAGCTCGACAAATTGAAACATCAAGAAGACAAACACAAGACAACGCAATCAACTATAATGATATCTTTAAAACATTGCTTGAAGAGCAAGTGTGTATCAGAGCAGTGCTAACCAAAGGGGTTGCTGGCATTGGAAAAACAGTGTCTGTGCAGAAATTCATTCTTGATTGGGCAGAGGACAAGGCAAATTGTGATATAGATTTTATATTTGTGCTCCCTTTCCGGGAAATTAACTTAATCTCAAATGAACAGTACTGTTTTCATCAACTTCTGGTTGACTTCCACCCTGCCTTGAAACAGCTAACAGATAACAAAATGTATGAGGAGTGCATTCTGGTTGTAATTTTTGATGGGCTGGATGAAAGCAGAATTACATTGAACTTTACCAGTGATCAATCCCTGAAACTCCATGATGTTTCACAGATATCCTCAGTTGGCGATCTGATAGCAAACCTGATCCAGGGGAATCTTCTCCCATCAGCTCACATATGGATCACATCAAGACCAGCAGCAGCTGGACAGATCCCTGGTCAGTTCATCAGTCGTATGACTGAGGTGCGTGGATTTACTGACCCACAGAAAGATGAGTACTTTCGAAAGAAAATAAGTGATCAGACTCAGGCCAACCAAATCATCTCACACATTAAGACATTAAGAAGCCTTCACTTTATGTGCCACATACCAGTTGTCAGTTGGATCTCTTCCATTGTGCTTCAAGAAGTCTTCCAAAACAACAGGGAACAAATACCCCAAACTCTTACTGAGATATTCACCCATTTCTTAATCATTCAGATGAACATGAAGAGCCAGAAATTTGGGGAAATGGAAGACGGTGCTCCTAGTAGCAAAGTTCTTGAGGCAAACAAAGATATAATTTTGAAGTTAGCAGAACTAGCATTCACACAACTGGAGAAAGGAAATCTGCTGTTCTATGAAGAGGACCTTGAGGAATGTGGCATCAATATCACTGAGGCCTCAGTGTACAGTGGTTTGTGTACAGAACTTTTCAGGGAAGAATTTGTGTTCACGCAAAAAAAGGTCTTCTGTTTTGTTCACCTCTCGATTCAGGAGTTTCTTGCTGCTCTTTATGCATTTTACTCCTATGTGAACAGAAACTTCAAAGCTCTGAAGTCTCTCCTCACTGGTTGGGAGAGACAGCACTTCCTGGAAACACTGCTGAAGGATGCTGTGGACAAGTCCTTGGAGAGTGAAGATGGACACTGGGACCTGTTTGTGCGGTTTCTTTTGGGGCTCTCACTGGAGTCAAACCAGAGGCTCCTACAGGGCCTGCTAACACAAACAGTGAGCAGCTCAGAGAGCATTGAGCAAACCATCAAATATACCAAAGAAATTATCCGCTACAAAGACATCAAGGAACGGTGCATGAATCTCTTGCTTTGCTTGCTTGAAATGAATGACAATTCCTTGCACACAGAGATTCAAGAGTACCTGGAGTCTGGAAAAGAACTCTTTTCTTCTCACTGCTCAGTACTGGCCTATACGATCCTTGTCTCAAAAGATGTACTCGATGAACTTGACCTTCAGAAGTACAACACCACAAGTGAAGGTCGTCAAAGACTTTTAGGAGCTGTTGCAGGCTGCAGAAAGGCTCG ACTGGTCGGGTGTCAACTCACTGTGAAAAGCTTTGAGACTGTAACACAGGCCCTTGAGTCCGAAATCTCACAACTGAAAGAACTGGATCTAAGTTACAACAACCTACAGATTGTTACCACTGAAGCCCTCTCCCTTCGACTGCAAAATTCTCAATGCAAAGTGGAAACACTGAG GCTTGTTTGCTGTGAACTGAAAGAGGACTTTGGTGAATTCATAAGCTCCGTTTTCCAGTGGCCACACTCACATCTAAAAGAGCTTGACCTGACAAACAATGATCTTTGTGACACAGGACTAGAATTTCTTTCAAATGGGTTAAGATCTACAAATTGTAAAATGGAGACTTTAAG GCTTTCTGGCTGTCTCATTACAGAGAAGGGTTGCACATTCTTATCCACAGCTTTGGTTTCAAACCACTCCCACCTTAAAGAGCTGGATCTAAGCTACAATCACCTTGGAGACTCAGGGATCAAGCTACTTTCATCTCAGGACATAGGCTTTAAACTGGAGAATCTCAA TGTTGACCATGATGGAAAGAAGTTCCTGAAACCTGGTCTAGAGAAAT ATGCTTGTGAGCTCACCATGGACCCAAACACAGCCCACCACAAGCTTGGGCTTTCTAAAGGAGACACCAAGGCTACGAATCTTAGAAAGAACTCTCATTCGGATCACCCAGATCGATTTGAAGTTATTGAGCAAGTGCTGTGCAGAGAGGGTCTGACAGGACGCGCTTACTGGGAAGTGGAATGGGCTCGTGAGGGAGCGGCTATTGCAGTAGCATACAGAGACATAAGCAGGAAAGGGGCACATGACAGCCAATTTGGGTCTAACAACAAGTCCTGGAGTCTCAGAGGTCAGTTTTGGGGCCATTGCCTTGCCCAGCACAATAATAAGACCATACAAGTGCCAGTGCCCAAACCCAACCCGAGACAACACAGAGTGGGGGTGTATCTGGACTGGCAGGCTGGAACTCTTTCATTCTATCAAGTGTGTGCAAGGGACACAAGAATCCATCTGTACACCTTTTCTGCCAAGTTCACTGAGCCCCTTTATCCAGGGTTCTGGGTTGACCATGACTCcgctgtgtctctgtgtcagaTTGACTAG
- the LOC125311453 gene encoding NACHT, LRR and PYD domains-containing protein 12-like isoform X5, which produces MTEVRGFTDPQKDEYFRKKISDQTQANQIISHIKTLRSLHFMCHIPVVSWISSIVLQEVFQNNREQIPQTLTEIFTHFLIIQMNMKSQKFGEMEDGAPSSKVLEANKDIILKLAELAFTQLEKGNLLFYEEDLEECGINITEASVYSGLCTELFREEFVFTQKKVFCFVHLSIQEFLAALYAFYSYVNRNFKALKSLLTGWERQHFLETLLKDAVDKSLESEDGHWDLFVRFLLGLSLESNQRLLQGLLTQTVSSSESIEQTIKYTKEIIRYKDIKERCMNLLLCLLEMNDNSLHTEIQEYLESGKELFSSHCSVLAYTILVSKDVLDELDLQKYNTTSEGRQRLLGAVAGCRKARLVGCQLTVKSFETVTQALESEISQLKELDLSYNNLQIVTTEALSLRLQNSQCKVETLRLVCCELKEDFGEFISSVFQWPHSHLKELDLTNNDLCDTGLEFLSNGLRSTNCKMETLRLSGCLITEKGCTFLSTALVSNHSHLKELDLSYNHLGDSGIKLLSSQDIGFKLENLNVDHDGKKFLKPGLEKYACELTMDPNTAHHKLGLSKGDTKATNLRKNSHSDHPDRFEVIEQVLCREGLTGRAYWEVEWAREGAAIAVAYRDISRKGAHDSQFGSNNKSWSLRGQFWGHCLAQHNNKTIQVPVPKPNPRQHRVGVYLDWQAGTLSFYQVCARDTRIHLYTFSAKFTEPLYPGFWVDHDSAVSLCQID; this is translated from the exons ATGACTGAGGTGCGTGGATTTACTGACCCACAGAAAGATGAGTACTTTCGAAAGAAAATAAGTGATCAGACTCAGGCCAACCAAATCATCTCACACATTAAGACATTAAGAAGCCTTCACTTTATGTGCCACATACCAGTTGTCAGTTGGATCTCTTCCATTGTGCTTCAAGAAGTCTTCCAAAACAACAGGGAACAAATACCCCAAACTCTTACTGAGATATTCACCCATTTCTTAATCATTCAGATGAACATGAAGAGCCAGAAATTTGGGGAAATGGAAGACGGTGCTCCTAGTAGCAAAGTTCTTGAGGCAAACAAAGATATAATTTTGAAGTTAGCAGAACTAGCATTCACACAACTGGAGAAAGGAAATCTGCTGTTCTATGAAGAGGACCTTGAGGAATGTGGCATCAATATCACTGAGGCCTCAGTGTACAGTGGTTTGTGTACAGAACTTTTCAGGGAAGAATTTGTGTTCACGCAAAAAAAGGTCTTCTGTTTTGTTCACCTCTCGATTCAGGAGTTTCTTGCTGCTCTTTATGCATTTTACTCCTATGTGAACAGAAACTTCAAAGCTCTGAAGTCTCTCCTCACTGGTTGGGAGAGACAGCACTTCCTGGAAACACTGCTGAAGGATGCTGTGGACAAGTCCTTGGAGAGTGAAGATGGACACTGGGACCTGTTTGTGCGGTTTCTTTTGGGGCTCTCACTGGAGTCAAACCAGAGGCTCCTACAGGGCCTGCTAACACAAACAGTGAGCAGCTCAGAGAGCATTGAGCAAACCATCAAATATACCAAAGAAATTATCCGCTACAAAGACATCAAGGAACGGTGCATGAATCTCTTGCTTTGCTTGCTTGAAATGAATGACAATTCCTTGCACACAGAGATTCAAGAGTACCTGGAGTCTGGAAAAGAACTCTTTTCTTCTCACTGCTCAGTACTGGCCTATACGATCCTTGTCTCAAAAGATGTACTCGATGAACTTGACCTTCAGAAGTACAACACCACAAGTGAAGGTCGTCAAAGACTTTTAGGAGCTGTTGCAGGCTGCAGAAAGGCTCG ACTGGTCGGGTGTCAACTCACTGTGAAAAGCTTTGAGACTGTAACACAGGCCCTTGAGTCCGAAATCTCACAACTGAAAGAACTGGATCTAAGTTACAACAACCTACAGATTGTTACCACTGAAGCCCTCTCCCTTCGACTGCAAAATTCTCAATGCAAAGTGGAAACACTGAG GCTTGTTTGCTGTGAACTGAAAGAGGACTTTGGTGAATTCATAAGCTCCGTTTTCCAGTGGCCACACTCACATCTAAAAGAGCTTGACCTGACAAACAATGATCTTTGTGACACAGGACTAGAATTTCTTTCAAATGGGTTAAGATCTACAAATTGTAAAATGGAGACTTTAAG GCTTTCTGGCTGTCTCATTACAGAGAAGGGTTGCACATTCTTATCCACAGCTTTGGTTTCAAACCACTCCCACCTTAAAGAGCTGGATCTAAGCTACAATCACCTTGGAGACTCAGGGATCAAGCTACTTTCATCTCAGGACATAGGCTTTAAACTGGAGAATCTCAA TGTTGACCATGATGGAAAGAAGTTCCTGAAACCTGGTCTAGAGAAAT ATGCTTGTGAGCTCACCATGGACCCAAACACAGCCCACCACAAGCTTGGGCTTTCTAAAGGAGACACCAAGGCTACGAATCTTAGAAAGAACTCTCATTCGGATCACCCAGATCGATTTGAAGTTATTGAGCAAGTGCTGTGCAGAGAGGGTCTGACAGGACGCGCTTACTGGGAAGTGGAATGGGCTCGTGAGGGAGCGGCTATTGCAGTAGCATACAGAGACATAAGCAGGAAAGGGGCACATGACAGCCAATTTGGGTCTAACAACAAGTCCTGGAGTCTCAGAGGTCAGTTTTGGGGCCATTGCCTTGCCCAGCACAATAATAAGACCATACAAGTGCCAGTGCCCAAACCCAACCCGAGACAACACAGAGTGGGGGTGTATCTGGACTGGCAGGCTGGAACTCTTTCATTCTATCAAGTGTGTGCAAGGGACACAAGAATCCATCTGTACACCTTTTCTGCCAAGTTCACTGAGCCCCTTTATCCAGGGTTCTGGGTTGACCATGACTCcgctgtgtctctgtgtcagaTTGACTAG